One stretch of Corynebacterium auriscanis DNA includes these proteins:
- a CDS encoding DUF4232 domain-containing protein: MKPLHFRSARTLGVASLSVVALSLAACGANDPSNDQRSTVYGSDSSQPSNAANASDHLGADGSGTQSGDPSQENSKQKALASADNNGLCKTNQLDVTVTPEQGAAGTSYYNIVFENRSNKECALKGFPGVSLVKDNNGSQIGRSAQREEGIPAEAVALRPDEKAMASLGITRAELHGDACTPVQSTGIRVYPPEETLAAYVPLKATGCEGNVETLKIRPVQPYKPAPGTANAR, translated from the coding sequence ATGAAGCCTTTGCACTTTCGCTCCGCTCGTACCCTCGGGGTCGCATCACTTTCTGTAGTGGCGCTATCACTCGCCGCATGTGGGGCGAATGACCCATCGAACGATCAGCGATCGACCGTCTACGGTTCTGATTCTTCTCAGCCCTCGAATGCCGCGAACGCATCGGACCACCTGGGCGCTGACGGAAGTGGCACCCAAAGCGGCGACCCTTCGCAAGAGAATTCGAAGCAGAAAGCCCTCGCGAGCGCCGATAACAACGGGCTGTGTAAAACCAACCAGCTGGACGTGACGGTGACACCTGAGCAGGGAGCAGCTGGCACCTCCTACTACAACATCGTCTTTGAAAATCGCTCCAATAAGGAATGTGCCCTCAAGGGTTTCCCCGGCGTGTCCTTGGTGAAAGACAATAACGGCTCCCAAATCGGCCGTTCCGCACAGCGCGAAGAGGGCATCCCCGCGGAGGCGGTCGCGCTGCGCCCGGATGAAAAAGCAATGGCTAGCCTAGGTATAACCCGCGCCGAGCTGCATGGAGATGCCTGCACACCCGTGCAGTCCACCGGGATTCGCGTTTACCCGCCGGAAGAAACCCTCGCCGCATACGTCCCACTCAAGGCCACCGGTTGTGAAGGCAACGTGGAGACCCTGAAGATCCGGCCGGTGCAGCCCTACAAGCCAGCACCGGGAACGGCAAACGCTAGGTAA